The nucleotide sequence AACTCATGGTTTTGATGGCATTACATATTGGTCAATCCTGTGCTGAACATGACTTCTAGATTTTGAGTATCTAAGAATTGTATAAAAACCTCGAAAAGCATGTACAGAATCTTGTACAATGGCGAAAGCCACttcatttctttctccctttggGTTTGGTGGATTCATTTAGTTGTATCAGTTCCTCTCTTACCTCATGAAGAATGGATCCATAACCTTAAttcttaataaaattatcaGTTTTCTTtttgacgaaaaaaaaaatcttcaaggaTGTATGAGAATTATTAATCtgagggggggaaaaaaaagccAACATTTTCCCAATGCCAAAGAAATTACAAGAAGATGCATGAGAaaccatttgaatttttataaacAAGTTGTATATTGTATAGTAGTAATTCTATCTTAACAGAGGTTAGGAACTGACCTTGGATCAGGTCTATCATGCACAGAAGGTAATATAACTGATCAGGTTATTAACAACAGAATCCATATACCAGGTTGAACAAGGTTTAGAGCCACAAGGATGGATGGACTCTTCAGTGTTGGCCATGGGAGTATTTTATCTCTTCCCACCCTGCTTCTTCCTACCCAAACTTCCCCCCTCCAATCCATATGATCTCTCCTGCCTCTCTGTGGTAGTGTAATCCTAGTCTTGTAATAGCTATGTACTCCCCATCCACTgtgcataaaaaataaaaaataaataacaaataaataaaaaaaaaataagaagaagatgtGATCCACTATAttatttctcttgtttctttGAGTGTTTGAACCACATCTCTATCAGTGATTATAGAACCTAACATCTTTTAAATGCCTATTGTCTTATCCAAGAAGTTATTTAAGACATGTATAAAAGggtattaaaaaataagttaaGAGTGTCATATTATTATGAGAAAAAGATTCTCTTCAACCGTTGGGACGGCCGACAAGGCATCTAACGACTGGGAGGACCTGGCTTGCACCCATGTGTTGGGCTGCACGTCTAGAGGCATTTACTCCCTTGGTGGTCACACATTGTCGTCTTGTTCTATTCATTGATGagaagttatatatatatatatatatatatatattttttttgggcacAGGAATGGTAACTCTTACCGGAAGTATACGTCAACAGGCACAGCCAATGGAAAGTTACGTGGGCAACGTAGTCTTTTCTTACCCATTATGTCTATATGTAGGTACATGTTAGAGGGTAATTCTAATAGTGtagaaatttatatttttaccctttttataTGATTCACAAATTTTTCTCAGTAAGACTAATAGGGTCATTTACATGTATATTTGAAAAACACATATTACAATGACATAACGACCGATCCAGACTCCAAAACAGGTTGGGTGTCCAGCAAGGCATCCGACGGCTGGAGGACCTTGACAAGCACCCCAGGTCCTCCAACCGTCAGATGCCTCGCTTGGTGTCTCAGCAGTTGGGTTACTATGGGGCTTTGGGCGGGAGCCGCGGGAAAAGATATTCTTTTGTTTGGGTTCAAAGCCTGGAGAGAGATTGGGAATTATAACTAcctttctcttcatttctttcattctctctctctctctctctctctcttctccctctctctttctttctcgtCCTCCCCAGTCCCAGAGCAACGCAACTGAAGAAGGAGAAAACCAGAAAgatacaagaaaatgaagaaacacaggcaagaagagaagaaacagtGGGAAGAAGAGACGAGAATGTCTGCTATGATCCCAATGCCTCATCTCCCAATTGAAATCAAGGATAAAATCTTCTTGAGTCTACCTGTGGAGGCTCTCTTACGATTAAGGTGCATAATCAGAGACTACTCTCGACTCTATAACCCTCAGTTCCTTAAAATGCACTTGGACCGACAGTTTGAATTTGATAATGGCTCTATCATTATCGTTTCAACTGCTTCCAAGATATATAAATTGTCTTTTGATGCGTTTAGCCACCCAATCCAACTTGATTTTCCTTTCCGGAATCCAAACTCTAAGAGCCCAATTGTAATAGCAGGTTCTTGTAATGGGTTGGTGTGCTTAACTCATAAGAGATTTTATGGGGATTATGTGTATGTATGGAACCCTGCTACAGGACAGTACAAGCAATTGCCGGCACATGTTAAGAAAAGAAGAGTATACAATGTTAGAAtttctttagggtttggttatgATCATATTTCTGGTGAATTCAAGGTGCTGTTAATTTCAAATCCTCAACCTTGGAAGACTGGCATCCGTAAAGTTGAAGCTATTGTGTACACATTGGGGACAAGTTCttggagaagcattggagaTACAAGTTCttggagaagcattggagaTCTTCGGTACCCTTTTTGCCAGTCACCTTTGCAGGTGTTTGGAGGTTGTCCCCATTGGACTGTGCCTGAGTTGAATTCAATTGTTTCATTTAGTGTTGGAAATGAGAAATTTAAGGAAATTCCAATGCCCCCCATTGATGATGATTATACAAGATGGGCGAAGTTAACTGCATTGGGAGGCTGTCTTTCTATAGTTGCCCATGTATATAAGGAGAAATGTTATGAAATATGGGCGAGGGTGGAGGATGGATTGGAGAATACTTGGACCAAACAACTCTCCATCAATGCGGTACACATACCTGGATATCTTACTGATTCCTGGAACGTAGACCTGAAGGCCTTCAAGAACGGGCAGGTTTTAGTGGAAGATGACGGGCCATATTTATTTGACCCAGTGACTAATGACATCAGATATCTGTATCTTCTTGGTGACCCAAAGAAATTTCATGTTTGTTCCTATATCGAAAGCCTTGCTCCATGTTGAAGACAGAGGAGATGTGCACAAGAACTCATAGAATGGAGTGAAGAATTACAGGTAGGGGGGTGTTGATTTTCTTTAGCCTGTATTAgcaattgaagatgaatttgaaTGCAAGTCTATGGTACCTAAAACTGAAAGATTTAAACTGTTTTTTTTCTGCATGACAATGAGCTCCCTAGAGAAATTAAAAAGGTTCCTGTCTCATGGACAGATCTGATATTGGACATCAGACTTTAATGTTAGTTTTGCATTTCTCTTGATATTTTTGCCTGCTTCTTTCTGGTTGTCTTTGTATTTGTCCTCTGCACTTAGATTTGTGTTCTTCAGTGGTTCGAAAGAAACAGATCAATATCATTTGTATCCGGGAGATATTTCGTTAAGCTTCACATTATCATGTTACATGCAGCACCATGGATTCTGAGAACAAACACTGAATAAGTCAGCAAGAGCAATTTAAAAAAAGTAGCAAATGAATGCAATGACTGGACTGTAAactttgcaatttgcattgaAATACATTTTTTGTTACCACACAGTAGGACTCACCATGTTGAACAGTTGAATAAATCTCAATCCAAATTGCCATATATGATTTCTTCTTCTAGAATCCAAACCATTATTTTCTggtgaaatttatttttcagcACTAAAATGACAACTGCCCTCTCCATTTTCATTTAATTGAATTTGGGAGGTGGGGGTAACTTATAGTAGTAGGGAAGAGAAACTGTGTAAGGGCAACAGTGATGACTTCTTGTTATCTATGTGAGGCGATGAATAGGCTGGTAGAGATGGAATTGAGGATAACGCCTTACATGTCAATCCCTCATCGAAGAATAGTTCACATATAATATTTCAATCTATGCCtcatttttcaaataatttattaGGTCTTGGGTTCCTCCAGTCTTTAGTTTTCATGAATTGCTGGACATGAACAAGTCCAGATTTGCGTTGCAGGCAactccattttttatttctccagTAAGGTAGTTGGTATGGGTAAGGCTTCCCTTGGTATCAATTTGGCTCTGTAGTTAATGTTTTGCACTTATGGTTTACTAGGCGTCCCTTAGGAATGATAATGAAGTAATGAGGTCCTTAACTGCATCTTCTAATTCCAGAATGTTTTGAGATACAAGCTCATTCACATTTCTCATTGGTATGCTTGGTTCTAAACCATTATTGCTTGTGTGTGCTTTCTGAACTTCACTAATCACTTGGGAACTACCCtggtttatttaatttatttgaaCTTGATTCCTGCTTTAGTTCTGAAAAGTGCCAATGACTCAACTCACCAAAAACCTTGTCTGCAAGGATTTCCCTCACTATAAATGAAACATACTCATTGAGTAACGAAGATAATGAACACAACTCCTAGAATCACAAACATCTGAAAGAATGTAATCAGGCCAAATATGGCATATGGTTACTTTTTGGTGAAAGAAAATTTGATCGAGGCAAATATGGTGATGGGATTCTCTGTTCATCAGTAATCTAAATAAGTCATTAAACAACCTTGACATGAATAATCTATAATAGGGAATTGGCCATCATCTTCAAGAAAAGATTATAATTATATAGCTACAAGCAATTATGGATTAGACATGTCCTATGAGAGTCTAGCCTATCTTATTGACCAGCTCGATCTCATGGTATTGATGGCATAACATATTGGTCAATCCTGTGCTGGACATTCCAGGAACCAGTTTGTGTTTGAAGCTAGCAGCAAGTCTGATCCTGTTTGAATGAACAAGCAGATGTAGATTCCTATCAATTTGTTCACACCCAACATAAATTTGACTCCATAGGCAACAAGACAGGAATGAAAGAAATTTGAATTGCAGAAGAACCCAACAGATTTTTAACCGCCGGAATGTTGGCAATGGATGTAATGTCCAGGGAAGAGACTGGCTTCCGTAAAGTTGAAGCCACTGTGTACACATTGGGGACCAGTTCttggagaagcattggagaaCTTCAGTACCCTTTTTACCAGTAACCAATGCAGGTGTTTGGAGGTTGTCCCCATTGGATTGTGCCTAAGCTGAGTCCATTGTTTCATTTAGTGTTGGAAATGAGAAGTTCAAGGAAATTCCAATGCCCTCTTATGATAATGTTAGTGACAGAGTGGACTTCACTGCATTGGGAGGCCGTCTTTCTATGTTTAGCTATGTATATAAGTTGAAACACTATGTATTATGGGTGATGGATTGGAGAATATGTGGACCAAACATCTCTCCATTAATGCCTCTAGCATTCCTGAATTCATTAATGACTACAGATCCTTAATGCTATGGGGCTTCAAGAATGGCGAggttttagggggggggggataacgGGCCAGTTTTATTTGACACACTGACAAGTGACATTAGATATCTGTATCTTCATGTTCACCCTAAGGACTTTAAAGCTTATTCCAATATCGAGAGCCTCGGAATGCCTGATTTTTAAGAGAGGGGATGTGCACTAGAACTTACAAAATGGAGTGAAGAATTAcaggtggagatgttgatttTCTATAGCCTGTATTAGCCATTGAAGGTGAATTTGAATGAAGGTCTAggtataaaaaattgaaagatttaaactctttttttttctgcatcaCAATGAGCTTCCTGGGGAAATTCAAAGATTCCTGCCTCATGGACAGATCTGATATAGGAATCAGACTCTAATGTTAGTTTTGCATTTCTCTTAATGATTTATCTTGCTTCTTTCTGGTTGTCTTTGTAATTGTCCTCTGCACTTATTGGTGTGCTTTAGTAGTTCGAAAAAATTAGATCAAAATCATTTGTATCTGGGAGATATTTCTTAAAGCTCCATGTTGTCATATTACACAAGGCACAATGGATTCTGAAAAATACATTTTGTTACAAATCATTAGGGCACACTACATTAGACAGATGAATAACTCTCAATCCAAATTGCCATATAGGATTTCTTATTCTAGAATCCAAACCGTTATTTTCTAGTGAAATTTCTTTCTGAGCACTAAAATGACTACTGCCCTctccatttttatttaaatagaaTTTGGGAAGTCGAGGCAACTTATAGTAGTATGGAAGAGAAACTTTGTGTAAGGGCAATAGTGGCTACTTTTTGTTATCTATGTGGGGCGATGAATAGTCTGGTGGAGGTGGAATTGAGGCTAACAATTCAGCCCCGGCCACTCACTTTTCAAATGATATATCAGGTCTTGGGTTCCCCCAGTCTTTAGTTTTTTCTGAATTGCAGGACATTAACTAGTCCAGAATTGCGATGCAGGCAACTCCATTCTCTATTTCTCCAGTAAGCAATTTGGTATGTTGGTAGTTGGCAAGGCTTCCTTTGGTATCAATTTGGCTCTGTACTTAATGTTTTGCACTTAAAGTTTACTAGGTGTCCCTTAGGAATGATAATGAAGTCATTAATCTTCATGGTAAGAAGTGGCCAGGGCTGAATCTGATTCTTCTCTCTTGGAGACAGCCTGTTGCATGCCACTGGCTTTGGGAATTAATCCTTTCCACCTAATTAATATAATATAGAAACATAAATCTGTTCAATGCTCAAATTAATAAGCTTACTGTCCATGTCATCGTCTGATCATAGATTAATTTGCATTCCACTGTGACTTCGCTATGATTTGAAAGATTTTTGGATAGCCAATTCCATTTGGAGAACATGGATGAAAAAACAACTCTGTATGATTGACAAGTTAAGATGGACCATAAAATTTGACTAGAAACCTTTGACAGTGGTGGAGCCTTTGCAAATCCggtatgaattttttattttattttttgtgaataGTTGTTGGCTTGTATTATATGTTCATGTTGGATTCCCACCAGACTTACAGTTTAATGAATGAAGGGGAAATGCTTCAGGGCCAAAAGGAAAAACCTAGAGAGGCCCAACAACCACCTTTCGTATTCCTCATAAAGTTTTCGACACATTTCGACAGAGTGACACATACTACCATAGGCATCAAACAGGTTATGACCATGAACTCTAATCCTTTGCTTGGGTTTTTTTCATCCTTGTAGTTGTGCCCAGCTTCTTAAACCTACCTGTAAAGAGTATATTTCATATCTGGCTCCCTGGCTTACATTTGAACCCTCCACAGATTCATCTCTTTACATAGGgacccaacccctctgcttccatcatagatctcagaaaacttcccatttgggtcgcgaccaaaatatgtcaaagcgggtcaatcttcaaaacatgtCAAGAATTCGAGCAAACTTAACATAAAACAAGACCCCAAATAAAAGATTGCTATATGATAGATTTTAGATAAATACTACCCTTCAGCTTGATTATTATCTTGGCATCCCATTGATTGGAAAGTGTCTCTCTCGAGTCCACTGTCAAAATCTTTTCAATCGGATGAATTCAACGCCGAGTTCTTGGAAGTCTAAGTTTCTTAGTTCTGCTGGGAAGCATGCCTTGATTCAAGCAATATTGTCTGTGATGCCTCTTTAATACAAGTTATGCCTCCCAACTGCCAATATTAGTGCTCAATGATCTTGATTGTCTTAGTaggaagtttttttttggtctaaTGGTGAGAACTCACTGATTCCAATTGTCAGTTGATAAAGGTTTACAAGTTGCAAATTTCATTTTAGGGAACACACTTAACAATGGTTGACTAAAggggttctctctctcctccccatgtAAAATGAGAGATGGACTCTATTA is from Macadamia integrifolia cultivar HAES 741 unplaced genomic scaffold, SCU_Mint_v3 scaffold2045, whole genome shotgun sequence and encodes:
- the LOC122065496 gene encoding F-box protein At3g07870-like; this translates as MKKHRQEEKKQWEEETRMSAMIPMPHLPIEIKDKIFLSLPVEALLRLRCIIRDYSRLYNPQFLKMHLDRQFEFDNGSIIIVSTASKIYKLSFDAFSHPIQLDFPFRNPNSKSPIVIAGSCNGLVCLTHKRFYGDYVYVWNPATGQYKQLPAHVKKRRVYNVRISLGFGYDHISGEFKVLLISNPQPWKTGIRKVEAIVYTLGTSSWRSIGDTSSWRSIGDLRYPFCQSPLQVFGGCPHWTVPELNSIVSFSVGNEKFKEIPMPPIDDDYTRWAKLTALGGCLSIVAHVYKEKCYEIWARVEDGLENTWTKQLSINAVHIPGYLTDSWNVDLKAFKNGQVLVEDDGPYLFDPVTNDIRYLYLLGDPKKFHVCSYIESLAPC